GAAAGAGCTAAATGATACTAGATCTAATTCCTTGCCCTGCTTAATATTATTTATATTCGCCTGAAATAATTCTTCGTTCCTCTTTGTAATTTCATTAATAGTAGCTTTTACTTCATCACTTACAGAGTTATTATTAGTATCTTCAAATAATGAGAAATGGGGCCCCTCCAGCTCAACATAGGTAATCGTATTGTTATGTTTTAATGCTTCTGCTATTGCTCTCCCTCCTTCAGCTCCTAGGTTGTTATTTCTAAAATTAAGCGAAGTAATTGTGTTATTATTTTTTAATGCTTCTGCTATTGCTTTTATTCCTTCATCTCCTAGGTCGTTATATTGAAGATCAATTGAAGTAATTGTGTTGTTATTTTTTAATGCTTCTGCTATTGCTCTCCCTCCTTCAGCTCCTAGGTCGCTATATTGAAGATCAATTGAAGTAATTGTATTGTTATATTTTAATGCTTCTGCTATTGCTTTTACTCCTTCAGCTCTTAGGTGGTTACCTCTAAGATTAACCGAAGTAACTGTGTAGTTATTTTTTAATGCCTCTGCTACAGCTCTTCCTCCTTCATCTCCTAGGTGGTTAAATCCAAGACCAAGCGAAGTTATTATGTTATTATGTTTTAATACCTCTGCTACAACTTTTCCTCCTTCAGCTCCTAGGTCGTTACTACTAAGATCAACTGAAGTAATTGTGTAGTTATTTTTTAATGCCTCTGCTATAGCTTTTCCTCCTTCGGCTCCTAGAGTGTTATTTCTAAAATCAATCGAGGTAATTGTATTGTTATATTTTAATGCTTCTGCTATAGCTTTTCCTTCTTCGGCTCCTAGGTTGTTAAATTCAAGATTAAGCAAAGTAATTGTGTTGTTATTTTTTAATGCCTCTGCTATAGCTTTTCCTCCTTCGGCTCCTAGGTTGTTCCATCCAAGATCAATCGAGGTAATTGTGTTGTTATTTTTTAATGCTTCTGCTATCGCTTTTCCTCCTTCAGCTTCTAGATCGTTACTTCCAAGATCAATCGAGGTAATTGTGTTGTTATTTTTTAATGCTTCTGCTATTGCTTTTCCTCCTTCAGCTCTTAGAGCGTTACTTCCAAGATTAAGCGAAGTAATTGTGTTGTTATTTTTTAATGCTTCTGCTACAGCTATTCCTCCTTCGGCTCCTAGGGTGTTATTTCCAAGATCAATCGAGGTAATTGTGTTGTTATTTTTTAATGCTTCTGCTATTGCTTTTCCTCCTTCAGTTCCTAGATCGTTAAATTGAAGATCAACCGAAGTAACTCTGTTATTATTTTTTAATGCTTCTGCTATTGCTTTTCCTCCCTCAGCTCCTAGCTTGTTAAATCCAAGAGGAACCGAAGTAACTATGTTGTTTT
Above is a window of Candidatus Jidaibacter acanthamoeba DNA encoding:
- a CDS encoding U-box domain-containing protein codes for the protein MLNKLDQTIQNIKNNIVTSVPLGFNKLGAEGGKAIAEALKNNNRVTSVDLQFNDLGTEGGKAIAEALKNNNTITSIDLGNNTLGAEGGIAVAEALKNNNTITSLNLGSNALRAEGGKAIAEALKNNNTITSIDLGSNDLEAEGGKAIAEALKNNNTITSIDLGWNNLGAEGGKAIAEALKNNNTITLLNLEFNNLGAEEGKAIAEALKYNNTITSIDFRNNTLGAEGGKAIAEALKNNYTITSVDLSSNDLGAEGGKVVAEVLKHNNIITSLGLGFNHLGDEGGRAVAEALKNNYTVTSVNLRGNHLRAEGVKAIAEALKYNNTITSIDLQYSDLGAEGGRAIAEALKNNNTITSIDLQYNDLGDEGIKAIAEALKNNNTITSLNFRNNNLGAEGGRAIAEALKHNNTITYVELEGPHFSLFEDTNNNSVSDEVKATINEITKRNEELFQANINNIKQGKELDLVSFSSFLGILKHKISNTSNVNLKEEYQSIQTIMEKRISRFSHPDISNNLTTGNSSLPTIPEEFRCPITNQIMMEPVLIDSGETYEREAIEKWLEKNNTDPLTNIQLFNKNFVTNRSVKRSIVSFLENHPFSQYPELWEEVYIPKQFTQQLLAAMAPWKENEIKRLIEQAPHILMQPIIGQQTLLELIVEQDNVKLLEWSIKQLGDQFWHHPLVVKENGAECFKSMASQGRIGMAQVWGQALKWEK